In Musa acuminata AAA Group cultivar baxijiao chromosome BXJ2-3, Cavendish_Baxijiao_AAA, whole genome shotgun sequence, the following proteins share a genomic window:
- the LOC135608567 gene encoding jasmonoyl--L-amino acid synthetase GH3.5-like: protein MGVSSHASVINEFEALTKDAGRLQRETLREILEQNGEAEYLHNFGLGGRTDPDSFKSCIPLVTHSDLESYIQRIADGDTSPVLTGKPITSISLSSGTTQGKPKLLPFNDALIHSTMQIYRTSFAFRNREYPIGNGKALQFIYSSKQAKTKGGLTATTATTNVYRSEQFKHTMKDIRSQCCSPDEVIFGPDFQQSLYCHLLCGLIYSDEVQIVSSTFAHSLVHAFRTFERVWEELCTDLREGVLSSRITVPSIRAAVSKLLNPNPGLADSIHSKCSRLSNWYGVIPALWPNAKYVYGIMTGSMEPYLNKLRHYAGSLPLMSADYGSSEGWIGANVNPSLPPELATFAVLPNIGYYEFIPLEKPEGTETEKGTTASTIHYVEAQPVGLTQVEVGKQYEVVVTNFTGLYRYRLGDIVRIAGFRNSTPELQFVCRRSLMLSINIDKNTEKDLQLAVEAAAKLLAEEKLEVVDFTSHVDISTETGHYVVFWELCSDAAEEVLRSCCNCLDLSFVDAGYVGSRKAGAIGALELRVVRRGTFQKISDHYIRLGGAMSQFKTPRCVGPSNSEVWQILCRNVTACYFSTAYSM from the exons ATGGGAGTTTCTAGCCACGCAAGTGTGATAAACGAATTCGAAGCACTGACCAAGGACGCCGGCCGGCTCCAGAGAGAGACTCTTCGGGAGATTCTCGAACAAAATGGTGAAGCAGAGTACTTGCACAACTTTGGCCTGGGAGGAAGAACCGACCCCGACAGCTTCAAGTCTTGCATCCCTTTGGTCACTCATAGTGATTTGGAGTCCTACATCCAGAGGATTGCCGATGGAGATACTTCTCCTGTTCTAACAGGGAAGCCTATAACTTCTATCTCGCTCAG TTCCGGTACCACACAAGGGAAACCCAAGCTGTTGCCGTTCAATGATGCGCTAATCCATTCCACGATGCAGATATATCGGACCTCCTTTGCTTTCAGAAACCG AGAATATCCAATCGGCAACGGGAAAGCTCTGCAGTTCATTTACAGCAGCAAGCAGGCCAAAACCAAAGGGGGCCTCACTGCCACAACAGCGACGACCAACGTATACCGGAGCGAACAATTCAAGCACACCATGAAGGACATCCGATCGCAATGTTGCAGTCCCGATGAGGTTATATTTGGTCCAGACTTCCAGCAGTCACTGTATTGCCACCTGCTGTGCGGGCTGATCTACTCGGACGAAGTCCAGATCGTATCCTCCACCTTCGCACACAGCCTCGTTCATGCTTTCCGAACGTTTGAGCGGGTGTGGGAGGAACTTTGCACGGATCTCAGGGAAGGTGTTCTGTCGAGCAGAATCACCGTCCCGTCCATACGTGCAGCCGTCTCTAAGCTTCTGAACCCCAACCCCGGCCTGGCAGATTCTATACACAGCAAGTGTTCGAGATTGAGCAACTGGTATGGTGTGATCCCGGCGCTGTGGCCCAATGCCAAGTATGTCTATGGCATTATGACGGGATCCATGGAGCCATACTTGAACAAACTAAGGCATTATGCGGGAAGCCTGCCCCTCATGAGTGCTGACTATGGCTCTTCGGAAGGATGGATCGGTGCCAATGTCAACCCCAGTTTGCCTCCCGAGTTGGCTACCTTTGCGGTGCTTCCTAACATCGGCTACTACGAGTTCATCCCTCTGGAGAAACCCGAGGGGACGGAGACGGAGAAGGGTACTACTGCCTCAACCATTCACTATGTAGAGGCCCAACCGGTAGGCCTGACCCAAGTCGAAGTCGGCAAACAGTATGAAGTCGTCGTCACCAACTTTACAG GCTTATATCGATACAGGCTGGGAGACATCGTGAGGATAGCCGGGTTTCGCAACTCCACACCGGAGCTCCAATTCGTATGCAGAAGAAGCCTAATGCTGAGCATCAACATCGACAAGAACACCGAGAAGGATCTGCAGTTGGCGGTGGAAGCAGCAGCCAAGCTGCTGGCGGAGGAAAAGCTGGAGGTGGTGGACTTCACAAGCCACGTCGACATATCGACGGAGACCGGCCACTACGTGGTCTTCTGGGAGCTGTGCTCCGACGCGGCGGAGGAGGTTCTCCGCAGCTGCTGCAATTGCTTGGACCTGTCCTTCGTCGACGCCGGCTACGTGGGATCCAGGAAGGCCGGCGCCATCGGGGCTCTGGAGCTCCGTGTGGTTCGCAGGGGAACGTTCCAGAAGATCTCGGATCATTACATCCGCCTGGGGGGTGCCATGAGCCAGTTCAAGACGCCGCGCTGCGTCGGCCCGTCCAACAGCGAGGTTTGGCAGATACTGTGCAGGAATGTCACGGCATGTTACTTCAGTACTGCCTATTCCATGTAA
- the LOC135581462 gene encoding probable protein phosphatase 2C 52 isoform X1 — protein sequence MMVDSGPAAQPGAAANASPEKDRAGNGDYACGGWKSEDGSLTCGYSSFRGQRVSMEDYCDLKSTKIDGHTVHLFGIFDGHGGSHAAEYLKEHLFENLMRHPQFMSDTKLALSETYKKTDSDFLAAESNTSRDDGSTASTAVLIGKHLYVANVGDSRAVISKTGKAIPLSNDHKPNRSDERKRIEDAGGVVTWTGTWRVGGILAMSRAFGNRLLKQFVVAEPEIQEQVVDEELEILVLASDGLWDVVANEDAVSLVRVEEEPEAAARKLTETAFSRGSADNITCIVVRFHHDKFDVDQFPSPPPNSYSGLTS from the exons ATGATGGTGGATTCTGGTCCGGCTGCGCAGCCTGGAGCTGCCGCTAATGCATCACCCGAGAAGGATCGGGCAGGCAATGGTGACTATGCCTGTGGAGGATGGAAAAG TGAGGATGGAAGTTTAACTTGTGGATACTCTAGCTTCAGGGGACAAAGAGTCAGCATGGAGGACTACTGTGATCTAAAATCAACTAAAATTGATGGGCATACAGTTCATCTTTTTGGAATATTTGATG GACATGGTGGGTCACATGCTGCTGAATATTTGAAGGAACACTTATTTGAGAACCTCATGAGGCACCCACAATTCATGTCGGACACAAAACTTGCATTAA gtgaaacatataaaaaaactGATTCAGACTTTTTAGCTGCTGAAAGCAATACTTCCAGAGATGATGGTTCTACAGCTTCTACAGCTGTTTTGATTGGCAAGCACTTATATGTAGCTAATGTTGGAGATTCACGTGCTGTAATATCAAAAACAGGCAAAG CAATTCCTCTCTCCAATGATCACAAACCAAACAGAAGTGATGAGCGCAAGAGGATTGAGGATGCTGGAGGTGTTGTCACATGGACTG GCACTTGGAGAGTTGGAGGCATATTGGCGATGTCACGAGCATTTGGTAACCGCCTTTTGAAACAATTTGTTGTGGCAGAGCCTGAGATTCAG GAGCAAGTGGTGGATGAAGAATTGGAAATTCTGGTGTTGGCTAGTGACGGGCTGTGGGATGTGGTAGCAAATGAG GATGCTGTCTCACTTGTGAGAGTGGAAGAGGAACCCGAGGCTGCTGCTCGGAAGTTGACGGAGACCGCCTTCTCGCGCGGCAGCGCAGACAACATTACATGCATCGTGGTCAGATTCCACCACGACAAGTTTGACGTAGATCAGTTTCCTTCGCCTCCTCCCAACAGCTATTCAGGCTTGACGTCTTGA
- the LOC135581462 gene encoding probable protein phosphatase 2C 52 isoform X2, with product MMVDSGPAAQPGAAANASPEKDRAGNGDYACGGWKSEDGSLTCGYSSFRGQRVSMEDYCDLKSTKIDGHTVHLFGIFDGETYKKTDSDFLAAESNTSRDDGSTASTAVLIGKHLYVANVGDSRAVISKTGKAIPLSNDHKPNRSDERKRIEDAGGVVTWTGTWRVGGILAMSRAFGNRLLKQFVVAEPEIQEQVVDEELEILVLASDGLWDVVANEDAVSLVRVEEEPEAAARKLTETAFSRGSADNITCIVVRFHHDKFDVDQFPSPPPNSYSGLTS from the exons ATGATGGTGGATTCTGGTCCGGCTGCGCAGCCTGGAGCTGCCGCTAATGCATCACCCGAGAAGGATCGGGCAGGCAATGGTGACTATGCCTGTGGAGGATGGAAAAG TGAGGATGGAAGTTTAACTTGTGGATACTCTAGCTTCAGGGGACAAAGAGTCAGCATGGAGGACTACTGTGATCTAAAATCAACTAAAATTGATGGGCATACAGTTCATCTTTTTGGAATATTTGATG gtgaaacatataaaaaaactGATTCAGACTTTTTAGCTGCTGAAAGCAATACTTCCAGAGATGATGGTTCTACAGCTTCTACAGCTGTTTTGATTGGCAAGCACTTATATGTAGCTAATGTTGGAGATTCACGTGCTGTAATATCAAAAACAGGCAAAG CAATTCCTCTCTCCAATGATCACAAACCAAACAGAAGTGATGAGCGCAAGAGGATTGAGGATGCTGGAGGTGTTGTCACATGGACTG GCACTTGGAGAGTTGGAGGCATATTGGCGATGTCACGAGCATTTGGTAACCGCCTTTTGAAACAATTTGTTGTGGCAGAGCCTGAGATTCAG GAGCAAGTGGTGGATGAAGAATTGGAAATTCTGGTGTTGGCTAGTGACGGGCTGTGGGATGTGGTAGCAAATGAG GATGCTGTCTCACTTGTGAGAGTGGAAGAGGAACCCGAGGCTGCTGCTCGGAAGTTGACGGAGACCGCCTTCTCGCGCGGCAGCGCAGACAACATTACATGCATCGTGGTCAGATTCCACCACGACAAGTTTGACGTAGATCAGTTTCCTTCGCCTCCTCCCAACAGCTATTCAGGCTTGACGTCTTGA
- the LOC135608569 gene encoding protein phosphatase 2C 51-like gives MAGDDAPHSRDDGEGAFCEADGTQRLLVKKPAVTSRRRLEIRRARAGGLAVKRTMDPVEGSNSSSPSDRDTEDGIVGILAAGGEIRGREGQGARLPCLSHGAVSLIGRRRVMEDTVAVAPGFAGGGGVPVYDFFGVYDGHGGARVAQACRERLHVVLAEEVAAGGWPRAEGRWREVMTASFSRVDGEVEAAAQGEAERTVGSTAVVAVVGTKRIVVANCGDSRAVLSRGGAAVPLSLDHKADRPDEMERVEAAGGRVINWDGYRVLGVLATSRSIGDCYLKPFVISEPDVTVTERTEKDEFLILASDGLWDVVSNEAACKIARQCLSGRMARMFPDAVSGCTAAEAAALLAELAISRGSEDNISVVVVELKRLRGRTS, from the exons ATGGCGGGTGACGACGCCCCCCACTCGAGGGACGACGGAGAAGGGGCTTTCTGCGAAGCAGATGGAACCCAGAGGCTTCTCGTTAAGAAGCCAGCGGTCACTAGCCGGCGGCGTCTTGAGATCCGCCGAGCCAGGGCCGGCGGCCTCGCCGTTAAGCGCACCATGGACCCCGTCGAGGGCTCGAATTCCTCTTCGCCGTCCGATCGGGACACCGAGGACGGTATCGTAGGGATCCTCGCCGCCGGCGGGGAGATCCGGGGGCGAGAAGGCCAAGGGGCCCGGCTTCCCTGCCTGTCCCACGGGGCCGTGTCGCTGATCGGGCGGCGGAGGGTGATGGAGGACACGGTGGCGGTCGCGCCCGGGTTCGCCGGAGGAGGAGGGGTGCCGGTGTACGACTTCTTCGGGGTGTACGACGGGCACGGCGGGGCTAGGGTGGCGCAGGCGTGCCGGGAGCGGCTGCACGTGGTGCTGGCGGAGGAGGTGGCGGCCGGGGGGTGGCCGCGGGCGGAGGGGCGGTGGAGGGAGGTGATGACGGCGAGCTTCTCGAGGGTGGATGGGGAGGTGGAGGCGGCGGCGCAGGGCGAGGCAGAGAGGACGGTGGGGTCCACGGCGGTGGTGGCCGTGGTGGGTACCAAGCGGATCGTGGTGGCTAACTGCGGCGACTCCCGGGCGGTGCTCTCCCGCGGCGGCGCGGCCGTTCCCCTCTCCTTGGACCACAAG GCTGATAGACCAGACGAGATGGAAAGAGTGGAAGCAGCAGGAGGGAGGGTAATCAATTGGGATGGATACCGTGTCTTAGGAGTGCTGGCCACCTCCAGATCCATCG GTGACTGCTACTTGAAACCATTTGTGATCTCAGAACCTGACGTCACTGTGACGGAGAGGACGGAGAAAGATGAGTTCCTCATATTAGCCAGCGACGGGCTTTGGGACGTCGTCTCCAACGAGGCAGCATGCAAGATCGCCAGGCAATGCCTCAGCGGACGCATGGCGAGGATGTTCCCCGACGCCGTCAGCGGGTGCACCGCTGCGGAGGCTGCAGCTCTATTAGCTGAACTCGCCATCTCTCGGGGGAGCGAAGACAACATAAGCGTGGTGGTGGTGGAGCTAAAAAGATTGCGTGGTAGGACCTCATGA
- the LOC135608570 gene encoding uncharacterized protein LOC135608570 isoform X1, translating into MENRKYFRSQSGVSQLRWPRPQPSRGFLLYKRSPSPLRQFDKGGGAPLQGFLLYKRSPSPLGQFEKDASAARSWGLLLLLLLLGLPFAPRVQQETQKKNLIGRKFPGRSWALFTPCLRSIRFGGDGDGGEWKWKWNRYCDNTSLVQIEGVNGVSGGKVTRSHGHTGPARFHGWNDLVFLYPSNDDRLVVVVWVRGSSLAVDELLYSIE; encoded by the exons ATGGAAAACAGAAAGTACTTTCGGAGTCAGTCGGGGGTGTCCCAACTGAGATGGCCCCGCCCCCAACCGAGCAGGGGGTTCCTCCTCTACAAGCGGTCGCCGTCGCCCCTTCGCCAATTCGACAAGGGCGGCGGAGCCCCCCTCCAGGGGTTCCTCCTCTACAAGCGGTCGCCGTCGCCCCTTGGCCAATTCGAAAAGGACGCCTCCGCCGCCCGATCCTGgggtcttctcctcctcctcctcctcctcggattGCCGTTCGCGCCTCGCGTTCAACAAGAAACCCAAAAGAAAAACCTAATCG GTCGCAAGTTCCCGGGACGATCCTGGGCACTTTTTACTCCTTGTCTTCGTTCGATTCGGTTCGGTGGGGATGGGGATGGGGGGgaatggaaatggaaatggaACCGGTACTGCGACAACACTTCGCTGGTACAGATCGAGGGGGTGAACGGTGTCTCCGGGGGCAAGGTGACTCGATCCCACGGCCACACCGGTCCCGCCCGATTCCATG GATGGAACGACTTGGTTTTCTTGTACCCGAGCAACGACGACAG gttggtggtggtggtgtgggTGCGTGGAAGCTCGCTAGCCGTCGATGAACTCCTCTACAGTATagaataa
- the LOC135608570 gene encoding uncharacterized protein LOC135608570 isoform X2, translating into MENRKYFRSQSGVSQLRWPRPQPSRGFLLYKRSPSPLRQFDKGGGAPLQGFLLYKRSPSPLGQFEKDASAARSWGLLLLLLLLGLPFAPRVQQETQKKNLIGRKFPGRSWALFTPCLRSIRFGGDGDGGEWKWKWNRYCDNTSLVQIEGVNGVSGGKVTRSHGHTGPARFHGWNDLVFLYPSNDDSFHSCKVGGGGVGAWKLASRR; encoded by the exons ATGGAAAACAGAAAGTACTTTCGGAGTCAGTCGGGGGTGTCCCAACTGAGATGGCCCCGCCCCCAACCGAGCAGGGGGTTCCTCCTCTACAAGCGGTCGCCGTCGCCCCTTCGCCAATTCGACAAGGGCGGCGGAGCCCCCCTCCAGGGGTTCCTCCTCTACAAGCGGTCGCCGTCGCCCCTTGGCCAATTCGAAAAGGACGCCTCCGCCGCCCGATCCTGgggtcttctcctcctcctcctcctcctcggattGCCGTTCGCGCCTCGCGTTCAACAAGAAACCCAAAAGAAAAACCTAATCG GTCGCAAGTTCCCGGGACGATCCTGGGCACTTTTTACTCCTTGTCTTCGTTCGATTCGGTTCGGTGGGGATGGGGATGGGGGGgaatggaaatggaaatggaACCGGTACTGCGACAACACTTCGCTGGTACAGATCGAGGGGGTGAACGGTGTCTCCGGGGGCAAGGTGACTCGATCCCACGGCCACACCGGTCCCGCCCGATTCCATG GATGGAACGACTTGGTTTTCTTGTACCCGAGCAACGACGACAG CTTCCATTCTTGTaaggttggtggtggtggtgtgggTGCGTGGAAGCTCGCTAGCCGTCGATGA